One stretch of Schlesneria sp. DSM 10557 DNA includes these proteins:
- a CDS encoding methyltransferase domain-containing protein: MPSCRVCRSQSVNPVTDFGQVSISNQFFEEGHSPAYRQALSWQECQTCGVVQLSDVPPIEQIQPRFPWIKYAEPEGHLDETARDVANVTQFGRAERIVGFTRDDGALLRRLDFGQACLLDSVIDLGLTSENVGMESVQAAWTVPRARQVVEKHGPADLVIARYALEHCHDAAEFLAACSQLLTPEGYLLIEVPDSQAAFADVDVTAVWEEHTLYFTELTLQQGLHRAGFETAYFRRVPDPMEDRLVWMGRASAPPSVAPQRSSLEPAVQSFANIWPRRKEALRRWAQEIGSDGGRLAVFGAGHRASTLIDIMELAEFLDCVIDDSPEKQKLRFPAGGLPIRGSEALVERQISYCLLVVNPGAEEKIVNRNAEYVARGGQFVSLYPRSPRALRLS; the protein is encoded by the coding sequence ATGCCCAGTTGTCGTGTTTGTCGGTCGCAGTCGGTGAATCCTGTCACTGACTTCGGCCAGGTTTCGATCTCGAATCAATTCTTTGAGGAAGGTCATTCCCCGGCTTATCGACAGGCCCTCTCCTGGCAGGAATGCCAGACGTGTGGCGTTGTGCAGCTATCGGACGTTCCACCGATCGAGCAGATTCAGCCCCGTTTTCCGTGGATCAAATATGCGGAACCGGAAGGTCATCTCGACGAGACTGCTCGAGACGTGGCAAACGTGACCCAGTTCGGCCGCGCAGAACGAATCGTCGGCTTCACCCGGGATGACGGTGCGTTGTTGCGGCGGCTGGATTTTGGCCAGGCCTGTCTGCTTGATTCCGTCATCGATCTCGGTCTGACGTCAGAGAATGTCGGCATGGAATCGGTTCAGGCCGCATGGACAGTGCCAAGAGCCCGTCAAGTGGTCGAGAAGCACGGTCCAGCGGATCTTGTGATAGCCCGGTATGCTCTGGAACATTGTCACGATGCGGCGGAATTTCTTGCGGCATGCAGCCAGCTTCTGACGCCAGAGGGATATCTGCTCATCGAGGTCCCCGACAGCCAGGCCGCCTTTGCTGACGTGGACGTGACCGCAGTCTGGGAGGAGCACACACTGTACTTTACCGAGCTGACCCTCCAGCAGGGACTTCATCGAGCTGGATTTGAAACGGCCTATTTTCGGCGTGTTCCTGATCCGATGGAAGATCGCCTGGTCTGGATGGGACGGGCGAGCGCCCCTCCCTCTGTAGCGCCCCAGCGCAGTTCCCTTGAACCGGCTGTTCAGTCTTTCGCAAACATCTGGCCGCGCCGGAAAGAGGCGCTCAGGAGGTGGGCGCAGGAAATTGGAAGCGATGGAGGCAGACTGGCAGTCTTTGGTGCGGGGCATCGCGCAAGCACGCTGATCGATATCATGGAGCTGGCGGAATTTCTCGACTGTGTTATTGATGACTCTCCCGAAAAACAGAAACTTCGGTTTCCTGCGGGAGGCCTTCCGATTCGGGGATCTGAGGCCCTGGTCGAACGACAGATTTCGTATTGTCTGCTGGTCGTGAATCCCGGAGCGGAAGAGAAGATCGTGAATCGAAACGCCGAGTATGTGGCCAGGGGCGGGCAATTTGTCTCACTCTATCCGCGCAGCCCGCGCGCACTGAGGCTGTCATGA
- a CDS encoding class I SAM-dependent methyltransferase, protein MAHLDFLASVHKSTKRDYRQRVLDHDKAECAEIALQFGKDYWDGERHLGYGGYRYDGRWRPVAEAMAQHYGLKAGSKVLDVGCGKGFLLYEFTQVVPGIEVAGLDISTYAIENSKEEIRPFLHVGNAAKLPFKDNEFDLVYSLNALHNLYLFDLWSAVKEIERVSRGGKYIVVETYRNEREKANLLYWQLTCRAFHTPQEWEWLYQQAGYTGDYGYITFE, encoded by the coding sequence ATGGCACACCTTGATTTCCTGGCCTCGGTCCATAAGTCCACAAAGCGGGACTACCGTCAGCGAGTTCTCGACCACGATAAAGCAGAATGTGCAGAGATTGCTTTGCAGTTTGGCAAGGATTACTGGGACGGAGAACGTCACCTTGGCTATGGCGGCTACCGTTACGACGGTCGCTGGCGTCCTGTTGCCGAGGCGATGGCTCAGCATTACGGACTGAAGGCCGGCTCGAAGGTTCTGGACGTAGGGTGCGGAAAGGGATTTCTCCTGTATGAGTTCACCCAGGTGGTCCCGGGAATCGAAGTGGCAGGCCTGGATATTTCGACCTACGCGATCGAAAACTCCAAGGAAGAGATTCGGCCATTTCTCCACGTGGGAAACGCCGCCAAACTCCCATTCAAGGACAATGAATTTGACCTCGTTTACAGTCTGAACGCGCTTCACAATCTCTATCTCTTCGACTTGTGGTCGGCTGTGAAAGAGATTGAACGCGTCAGTCGGGGCGGAAAGTACATCGTCGTCGAAACCTACCGGAACGAACGAGAGAAAGCGAATCTCCTCTACTGGCAATTGACGTGTCGAGCCTTCCACACTCCACAGGAATGGGAATGGCTCTACCAACAGGCAGGGTACACGGGCGACTACGGATACATCACGTTCGAATGA
- a CDS encoding GDP-mannose 4,6-dehydratase: protein MASESARKTDPSGSRTVVVLGANSFSGQDFIDLLLDDPRNRVIGISRSPERSSLFLKYLQSANRSHFTYHRLDLNNDSRAILSLLDAERPEWVVNFAAQSEVAPSWDYPEDWFQTNCVALAELVNHLRRQNYLQRYLHISSPEVYGTCVGRVTEDAPMNPSTPYAASKAAADLLLTTFRKQFDFPVLTVRATNVYGARQQLFKIIPRSAIYLLTGKTIELHGGGRAVKSYIHIRDVSRGELAILEHGQIGQMYHLSPDQGISVREVVQRMCATLGRSFEESTKSVDERPGQDAAYVIDSSRARTELNWKPQIDLDTGLREVVDWVQSNLEAIQQLPLSYIHRP, encoded by the coding sequence GTGGCGTCAGAATCTGCTCGCAAGACGGACCCTTCCGGATCTCGGACTGTGGTTGTTCTTGGTGCCAACTCGTTTTCAGGTCAGGACTTCATCGACCTGCTACTGGACGATCCGAGAAACCGAGTGATCGGGATCAGTCGCTCGCCCGAACGATCGTCGCTGTTCCTAAAGTACCTTCAGTCGGCCAATCGATCGCACTTCACTTATCATCGCCTTGATCTGAATAACGACTCACGCGCGATTCTGAGCTTGCTCGATGCCGAACGCCCCGAGTGGGTTGTGAATTTCGCTGCTCAAAGCGAGGTCGCTCCGAGCTGGGATTATCCTGAGGACTGGTTTCAGACGAACTGTGTCGCTCTGGCGGAACTGGTCAATCACCTGCGACGTCAGAATTACCTGCAGCGGTATCTGCACATTTCCTCGCCAGAGGTCTATGGGACCTGCGTCGGACGGGTCACCGAAGACGCGCCGATGAATCCCAGTACCCCCTATGCGGCGTCCAAAGCGGCTGCGGATCTGCTGCTGACGACGTTCCGAAAGCAGTTCGACTTTCCCGTGCTGACGGTTCGGGCTACTAACGTTTACGGTGCCCGGCAGCAGCTCTTCAAGATCATTCCCCGCTCAGCCATTTACCTGCTGACAGGGAAAACGATCGAGCTTCACGGCGGTGGTCGAGCTGTGAAGTCTTACATCCACATTCGTGACGTCTCCCGCGGCGAACTGGCGATTCTGGAACATGGTCAAATCGGGCAGATGTATCATCTTTCGCCCGATCAGGGGATTTCCGTACGCGAGGTGGTCCAGCGGATGTGTGCGACTTTGGGGCGTTCATTTGAAGAGTCAACGAAGTCGGTTGACGAACGACCGGGGCAGGACGCAGCCTATGTGATTGATTCCTCCCGGGCGAGAACCGAGCTCAACTGGAAGCCCCAGATCGACCTTGATACGGGATTACGCGAGGTCGTAGACTGGGTTCAGTCCAATCTGGAAGCCATTCAACAGCTTCCACTTTCCTACATTCACCGTCCGTGA
- a CDS encoding potassium-transporting ATPase subunit F, translating to MFVYLLFAMLFPERFS from the coding sequence ATGTTCGTGTACTTGCTGTTTGCGATGTTGTTCCCGGAAAGGTTTTCATGA
- the kdpA gene encoding potassium-transporting ATPase subunit KdpA, whose protein sequence is MNTTDWIEIGVFFGVLLALVKPLGWYMARVYDGGSASLNRIICPLERTIYRLSGVRPEEEMTWQAYAICLLAFNAVGTMGLYVLQRCQGWLPLNPQQLPAVAPDLAFNTAVSFATNTNWQAYSGESTLSYFTQMAGMTSQNFLSAASGMAVLVALVRGLTRRVSETIGNFWVDLTRGTMFILLPLSFLLAVLLAGQGVVQSFSAAAVVTVLDQVKDGERKLAATQVIPLGPAASQIAIKQLGTNGGGFFGVNSAHPLENSTPLSNFLQVVSILLIAAALCYTYGDLAGDTRQGWSLLVAMLLIFTPMLLLCVWSEQQGNPRLGGLDVDQSSSALQSGGNLEGKEVRFGTAASALWATTTTAASNGSVNSMHDSFTPLGGLVPLLLMQLGEVVFGGVGSGLYGLVIFAILSVFIAGLMVGRSPEYLGKKIEAFEMKMASLVILIPPLIVLGGTAIAVSLNAGRASVSNPGPHGFTQILYALSSAGNNNGSAFAGLSANTLFYNGLLAAAMLVSRYWLMIPVLAIAGSLARKRYTPGSSGTLPTHTPLFTILVAGMVVLVGALTFVPSLALGPIVEHLQLSGS, encoded by the coding sequence ATGAATACCACAGACTGGATCGAAATTGGCGTATTTTTCGGTGTACTGCTTGCGCTGGTCAAGCCGCTCGGCTGGTACATGGCACGCGTTTACGATGGTGGTTCGGCCAGTCTTAACCGCATAATTTGCCCCCTGGAACGGACAATTTATCGCCTTTCGGGCGTCAGACCTGAAGAGGAAATGACCTGGCAGGCGTATGCGATCTGCCTGCTGGCTTTCAACGCAGTCGGCACGATGGGTCTCTACGTCCTTCAACGTTGTCAGGGTTGGTTGCCCCTGAATCCTCAGCAACTTCCTGCTGTCGCTCCCGATCTCGCCTTCAACACCGCCGTCAGCTTTGCCACGAACACGAACTGGCAGGCATACAGTGGCGAAAGCACGTTGAGTTATTTCACTCAAATGGCGGGCATGACGTCCCAGAACTTCCTGTCCGCGGCGTCAGGAATGGCGGTTCTTGTCGCGCTGGTCCGCGGCTTGACACGACGAGTGTCAGAAACGATCGGCAACTTCTGGGTTGATCTCACGCGAGGGACCATGTTCATTTTGCTTCCGCTCTCATTTTTACTCGCGGTTCTCCTGGCTGGGCAGGGGGTGGTTCAATCCTTTTCTGCCGCTGCAGTCGTAACGGTTTTGGATCAGGTCAAAGACGGAGAACGGAAATTAGCGGCAACGCAGGTAATCCCACTCGGCCCTGCTGCTTCACAGATTGCGATCAAGCAACTCGGCACGAATGGCGGTGGATTCTTTGGAGTAAATTCCGCACACCCGCTTGAGAACTCGACACCGCTGAGCAACTTTTTGCAGGTTGTGTCCATTCTGCTGATTGCTGCGGCTCTGTGTTACACGTACGGAGATCTGGCAGGTGACACGCGACAGGGCTGGTCACTTCTGGTCGCCATGCTGCTGATCTTCACTCCGATGCTTTTGCTGTGTGTCTGGTCGGAACAACAGGGAAATCCTCGCCTCGGTGGACTCGATGTCGATCAGTCATCAAGCGCCCTCCAGAGCGGCGGCAATCTGGAAGGAAAAGAAGTTCGTTTCGGAACAGCAGCATCCGCTTTATGGGCGACGACGACCACGGCCGCGTCCAACGGCAGCGTGAATTCCATGCATGACTCGTTCACTCCACTGGGGGGACTCGTCCCGTTGCTCTTGATGCAGTTAGGCGAGGTCGTTTTTGGTGGAGTTGGCAGCGGCCTTTATGGCCTGGTGATTTTTGCAATCCTTTCAGTGTTCATCGCAGGACTGATGGTAGGAAGGTCCCCGGAATACCTGGGAAAGAAGATTGAGGCGTTCGAAATGAAGATGGCTTCGCTCGTGATTCTGATCCCACCCCTGATCGTGCTGGGGGGAACAGCCATTGCAGTCTCACTGAATGCAGGACGTGCCAGTGTCTCGAATCCCGGACCACACGGTTTTACTCAGATCCTGTACGCCCTTTCTTCGGCAGGCAACAACAATGGAAGTGCGTTCGCAGGACTGAGTGCGAACACTCTGTTCTACAACGGCTTGCTGGCTGCGGCGATGCTGGTTTCGCGGTATTGGCTGATGATCCCCGTTCTGGCTATCGCCGGTTCCCTGGCCAGAAAGAGGTACACCCCTGGTTCCTCGGGAACTCTCCCCACACATACTCCGTTATTCACCATTCTGGTCGCCGGCATGGTGGTTCTCGTGGGCGCATTGACGTTCGTACCGTCACTGGCATTAGGCCCGATCGTCGAGCATCTGCAATTGTCTGGATCCTGA
- the kdpB gene encoding potassium-transporting ATPase subunit KdpB: MSSTVTQFLFDRNVVGAALRDSIWKLSPRHQFRNPVMFTVLMGSLLTTALAIRAIVVPGTESPGFVGAIAAWLWFTLIFANFAEAMAEGRGKAQADGLRKSRKEVMACRLSSSRGRESVLSSQLKKGDVIFVTAGEVIPIDGEVIDGAASVDESAITGESAPVIRESGGDRSAVTGGTRVISDSLTIRATSNPGETFLDRMIGMVEGSKRQKTPNEIALSILLAAMTIVFLLASATLVPFSEYSVILTGKGTPISLAVVVALLVCLIPTTIGGLLSAIGIAGMDRMIQANVIATSGRAVEAAGDVDVLLLDKTGTITLGNRQAVEFILAQGVTPQEFADAAQLASLSDETPEGRSIVVLAKSNHGLRGRNVEELRARFIPFSARTRMSGVDLDGREIRKGAVDAIECYLRQQNGELPRALKEDVHRIANQGGTPLVVAENSRALGVIYLKDIVKGGICERFSQLRQMGIKTVMITGDNPMTAAAIAAEAGVDDYLAEATPEAKLSLIREYQQGGRLVAMTGDGTNDSPALAQADVAVAMNSGTQAAKEAGNMVDLDSNPTKLIEIVEIGKQLLMTRGSLTTFSIANDVSKYFAIIPAAFVSTYPELNRLNVMHLATPASAILSAVIFNALIIVFLIPLALRGVRLRSAGAAELLRNNLLIYGLGGFLVPFAGIKMIDLVLVALQLA, translated from the coding sequence ATGTCATCGACTGTCACACAATTCCTCTTCGACAGGAACGTCGTCGGTGCAGCGCTTCGCGATTCGATATGGAAACTGAGTCCGCGCCACCAGTTTCGCAATCCGGTGATGTTCACTGTTCTGATGGGGAGCTTGCTGACCACGGCGTTGGCGATCCGCGCCATCGTCGTTCCGGGAACCGAATCCCCCGGTTTCGTCGGTGCCATTGCTGCCTGGCTCTGGTTCACCCTGATCTTTGCAAATTTCGCCGAGGCCATGGCTGAAGGGCGCGGTAAGGCACAGGCAGACGGCTTAAGGAAATCACGGAAAGAGGTCATGGCTTGTCGGCTATCAAGTTCGCGAGGCCGGGAGTCGGTACTTTCATCTCAACTGAAGAAAGGGGACGTCATTTTTGTCACTGCGGGCGAAGTCATTCCCATTGATGGCGAAGTCATCGACGGCGCCGCTTCCGTGGATGAAAGCGCCATCACGGGGGAAAGTGCTCCGGTGATCCGTGAAAGTGGTGGCGATCGAAGTGCAGTGACGGGAGGAACGCGAGTCATTTCTGACTCGTTGACCATTCGCGCGACATCAAACCCTGGCGAAACATTTCTTGATCGGATGATCGGGATGGTAGAAGGGTCCAAACGTCAGAAGACCCCCAATGAGATTGCTCTCAGTATCCTGCTTGCGGCGATGACAATCGTTTTTCTGCTGGCCAGTGCAACACTGGTTCCGTTTTCAGAATACAGCGTGATACTGACTGGAAAAGGAACTCCCATCAGCCTGGCCGTCGTCGTTGCCCTGCTGGTCTGCCTGATCCCGACGACGATCGGCGGTCTTTTATCCGCAATCGGAATTGCGGGAATGGATCGAATGATCCAGGCGAATGTGATCGCGACATCAGGACGCGCCGTCGAGGCGGCAGGTGATGTCGATGTATTACTTCTCGACAAGACCGGCACGATTACGTTGGGAAACCGACAGGCCGTCGAGTTCATTCTCGCTCAGGGTGTCACACCCCAGGAATTCGCCGACGCCGCACAACTCGCGTCACTGTCCGATGAAACGCCCGAAGGACGGAGTATCGTCGTCCTCGCCAAATCCAACCATGGGTTGCGCGGCAGAAACGTCGAAGAACTGCGAGCCAGATTCATTCCGTTTTCGGCTCGGACACGGATGAGCGGCGTCGACCTCGATGGACGGGAGATCCGTAAAGGGGCCGTGGATGCAATTGAATGCTACCTCCGACAACAAAATGGCGAGCTCCCCCGGGCGTTGAAAGAGGATGTTCATCGAATTGCAAACCAGGGTGGGACGCCGCTGGTCGTCGCGGAAAATTCGCGCGCTTTGGGTGTCATTTACCTCAAGGATATTGTCAAAGGAGGGATCTGCGAGCGTTTCTCTCAACTGCGTCAGATGGGCATCAAGACTGTGATGATCACGGGTGACAACCCCATGACAGCCGCGGCCATCGCTGCAGAAGCAGGAGTGGACGACTACCTTGCTGAAGCAACCCCGGAGGCCAAACTGTCGCTCATTCGCGAGTATCAGCAAGGAGGAAGACTGGTCGCGATGACGGGAGACGGCACCAATGATTCTCCCGCACTGGCACAGGCAGATGTTGCCGTCGCAATGAATTCGGGAACGCAGGCCGCCAAGGAAGCGGGAAATATGGTCGACCTGGATTCCAACCCGACAAAGCTGATCGAGATTGTCGAAATCGGAAAACAACTTTTGATGACGCGGGGATCCTTGACAACTTTCAGCATCGCGAATGACGTCTCGAAGTACTTCGCGATCATTCCCGCAGCATTCGTCTCAACATATCCCGAACTGAATCGCTTGAACGTGATGCACCTGGCAACTCCCGCCAGCGCGATCCTGTCTGCGGTGATCTTCAACGCGTTGATCATTGTCTTTCTGATCCCGCTCGCGCTCCGCGGTGTCCGCTTACGTTCTGCGGGTGCAGCCGAGTTGTTACGCAACAACCTCTTGATCTACGGATTGGGAGGCTTCCTCGTCCCATTCGCCGGGATCAAGATGATCGATTTAGTTCTTGTCGCTCTTCAACTTGCTTGA
- the kdpC gene encoding potassium-transporting ATPase subunit KdpC, which yields MFQTIRTAATLLGVLTIVTGLIYPVLVTGVAQLAFPREANGSLIAHPQNKNASIRKGTDQPTSSHQDTRPTWVGSELVGQHFVSEKYLWGRPSATAPVEYNGMAGSGSNLAMSNPTHFASVSARVAKLRAANPDNQSLIPIDLVTASASGLDPHISEAAARYQVARIAKARHCEPSVVTQILLKHIERPTIGVFGQSRVNVLKVNLALDSMSGDRSDEEGNSAEEPEQR from the coding sequence ATGTTTCAGACAATACGGACTGCCGCCACCTTACTAGGCGTTTTGACCATTGTGACGGGACTGATTTATCCAGTGCTGGTGACCGGTGTCGCGCAACTTGCCTTTCCCCGAGAGGCAAATGGAAGCCTGATCGCACACCCCCAGAATAAGAATGCATCAATTCGGAAGGGAACAGATCAGCCGACGTCATCTCATCAAGACACTCGCCCCACCTGGGTCGGCTCTGAACTGGTCGGACAGCACTTTGTCAGCGAGAAATACTTATGGGGTCGGCCGTCTGCAACCGCCCCTGTCGAATACAACGGAATGGCGGGAAGCGGATCAAACCTTGCAATGTCGAACCCTACTCATTTCGCCTCTGTGAGTGCGCGGGTCGCCAAACTCCGGGCAGCCAATCCGGACAATCAGTCTCTGATTCCCATCGATCTGGTGACCGCTTCGGCCAGTGGGCTTGATCCCCACATCTCAGAAGCAGCGGCACGATACCAGGTCGCACGCATTGCGAAAGCCCGGCATTGCGAGCCTTCGGTTGTAACGCAGATTCTGCTGAAGCATATCGAGCGACCGACAATCGGCGTATTCGGACAATCCCGGGTGAACGTGCTGAAAGTAAATCTCGCGCTCGATTCGATGTCCGGGGACCGCTCGGACGAGGAAGGGAACTCTGCGGAAGAGCCTGAACAGAGATGA
- a CDS encoding DUF4118 domain-containing protein: MMKERPDPDALLARVQEEESERKRGKLKIFFGMAPGVGKTYAMLESARNAASEGTDVVVGYIEPHVRPETLAMVLGLDLLPRRIIRARDKGWEEFDLEGALARKPQLILVDELAHTNAEGSIHPKRWQDVEDLLAAGINVFTTLNVQHLESLNDVVAQVTSIPVRETVPDRVFDQADEIELIDLAPDDLIDRLRAGRVYVSAQASRALENFFRKGNLIALRELALRKTAERVNVQAIGYRQQHEVSRIWATSERILVCVGPSPMSARLVRSTRRMAASLRAPWVALHVNLEHAKPLSSSDQQRLENNLRLAEDLGATVEEENGTDFASAVLAYCQHHNITRIVVGKPQMAWWRELLQGGFVAQLIRRSGDIDVYVISGDGEPASNRHVSGEVKPVYGLAYWGATAAVSACTVVCIGLSRYFPVTNLPMIYLSCVVGVSLIWGRGPSVLATILSVAALDFFLIPPYRTFVVGDSQYLLMFLVMLVTGLITSDLASRVQVYSKAIRQRERRTAALFALSKELAPLPSYESVAAAAQRIISQALDVHVWILRQPELPDQDSKRLEGDTPLARHAGVIRWVFDHGRPAGYGTDTLPGTDATYLPLHGSEELVGVLGVLPNRQTSKLTISQMKLLDAFSSQIALALERCKLASEAEKIRLQMETERLRNTLLSAVSHDLRTPLTGITGAASLLVVGNEKLTSPARLELAESILEESDRLTRLVANLLDLSKLEAGAISLQLVLQPIEETIGVALSRLERRLKDHPISTDLPDNLPPLTMDGMLIQQVLINLLENAANLSSPGVPIELRARVGEGVLTVEVADRGPGIPEGQEELIFDKFYRVAGQSQSGTGIGLTISRSIIELHGGKIWAENRTGGGAVFRFSIPVQQHGTAAGNILG; encoded by the coding sequence ATGATGAAAGAGCGTCCTGATCCGGATGCACTCCTGGCCCGCGTTCAGGAAGAAGAGAGTGAGCGAAAGCGGGGAAAGCTCAAGATTTTCTTCGGCATGGCTCCCGGTGTGGGCAAGACCTACGCCATGCTGGAATCCGCACGGAATGCGGCCTCAGAGGGAACTGATGTCGTAGTCGGTTACATCGAGCCACATGTCCGGCCCGAGACGCTCGCCATGGTGCTGGGGTTGGACCTCTTGCCTCGTCGAATCATCCGCGCGCGTGACAAGGGGTGGGAAGAGTTTGATCTGGAAGGGGCTCTGGCTCGAAAGCCGCAGCTCATTCTTGTTGACGAGCTGGCACATACGAATGCGGAAGGATCGATTCATCCAAAGCGTTGGCAGGATGTGGAAGACTTGCTGGCGGCGGGGATCAACGTTTTCACCACGCTGAACGTACAACATCTTGAAAGTCTCAATGATGTCGTCGCCCAAGTGACGTCAATCCCCGTGCGTGAAACTGTACCCGACAGGGTGTTTGATCAGGCTGATGAAATCGAACTGATCGATCTAGCGCCAGATGATTTGATTGATCGCCTGAGAGCAGGGCGAGTTTATGTTTCTGCACAGGCATCTCGGGCCCTTGAGAATTTCTTTCGAAAGGGAAACCTCATCGCACTGCGCGAGCTCGCTCTGAGGAAGACCGCCGAGCGAGTGAATGTCCAGGCGATTGGATACCGGCAGCAGCATGAGGTATCTCGCATTTGGGCCACCTCAGAACGGATTCTCGTTTGTGTCGGCCCGAGTCCGATGTCAGCGCGACTGGTCAGATCCACCCGACGAATGGCTGCCAGTTTGCGAGCGCCGTGGGTCGCCTTACACGTCAACCTCGAACACGCTAAGCCCCTCAGTTCATCGGACCAGCAGCGGTTGGAGAACAATTTACGTCTGGCTGAGGACCTCGGAGCGACCGTTGAAGAAGAGAATGGAACTGATTTCGCTTCTGCAGTTCTGGCGTACTGCCAGCACCACAATATCACCCGCATCGTCGTGGGTAAGCCACAGATGGCCTGGTGGCGCGAGTTATTGCAAGGCGGGTTTGTCGCGCAACTGATTCGTCGGTCGGGAGACATCGACGTCTATGTCATCAGCGGCGACGGAGAACCGGCTTCAAATCGGCACGTTTCAGGCGAGGTGAAGCCCGTTTATGGCCTCGCATACTGGGGGGCAACGGCAGCGGTTTCGGCATGTACTGTCGTCTGCATCGGCCTTTCTCGATATTTTCCGGTTACCAACCTTCCGATGATCTACCTGTCCTGCGTGGTAGGGGTGTCTCTCATCTGGGGGCGTGGTCCTTCAGTCTTGGCGACAATTCTGAGCGTCGCGGCACTGGACTTCTTCCTGATTCCTCCCTATCGCACGTTCGTGGTGGGGGACTCGCAGTATCTTCTAATGTTTCTTGTCATGCTGGTAACGGGACTCATCACGAGTGATCTGGCTTCCCGAGTACAGGTCTACAGTAAAGCGATACGACAGCGGGAACGGAGAACTGCCGCACTCTTTGCACTCAGTAAAGAGTTGGCTCCACTTCCTTCTTACGAAAGCGTCGCCGCTGCCGCTCAGAGGATTATCTCCCAGGCGCTCGACGTTCACGTCTGGATCCTGCGTCAGCCAGAATTGCCGGACCAGGATTCAAAGCGGTTGGAAGGGGACACGCCGCTCGCCAGACACGCAGGCGTGATTCGCTGGGTCTTCGATCACGGCCGCCCCGCAGGATACGGTACCGATACATTGCCGGGAACGGATGCAACCTACCTGCCTCTGCATGGATCCGAGGAACTGGTTGGCGTACTAGGGGTCCTGCCGAATCGTCAGACTTCCAAACTGACGATTTCCCAAATGAAGCTCCTCGATGCGTTCTCCAGTCAAATTGCTCTGGCGCTGGAACGCTGCAAATTGGCCTCGGAGGCCGAGAAAATTCGTTTGCAGATGGAAACAGAGCGACTACGTAATACGCTTCTCAGCGCAGTTTCACATGATTTGCGTACGCCACTCACCGGGATTACCGGCGCAGCCAGCCTGCTGGTAGTCGGCAATGAAAAGCTGACGTCTCCCGCCCGCCTCGAACTCGCCGAGTCGATTCTTGAAGAGTCCGACCGTTTGACTCGCCTCGTGGCCAACCTGCTCGACCTTTCCAAACTCGAAGCCGGAGCGATTTCACTTCAACTCGTGCTGCAACCGATCGAAGAGACCATCGGAGTCGCACTGTCCCGACTCGAAAGGCGGCTCAAAGACCATCCCATCTCCACCGATCTTCCCGATAACTTGCCACCTCTGACGATGGACGGAATGCTGATTCAGCAAGTGTTGATCAACTTACTGGAGAATGCCGCGAATCTGTCATCTCCAGGGGTTCCCATCGAGTTGCGTGCGCGGGTCGGCGAAGGTGTGCTCACGGTTGAGGTTGCCGATCGGGGCCCGGGAATTCCGGAGGGCCAGGAAGAACTCATCTTCGACAAATTCTACCGCGTGGCCGGTCAGTCCCAGTCGGGTACGGGAATTGGTCTCACAATCAGTCGAAGCATCATCGAACTCCACGGGGGAAAAATCTGGGCGGAAAACCGTACGGGTGGGGGAGCGGTATTTCGGTTCTCCATCCCGGTCCAACAGCATGGGACTGCGGCTGGTAACATCCTCGGGTAA
- a CDS encoding response regulator, producing the protein MAIGDRPKILIVEDEPQIRKFLRISLETAGYSAIETANAAAGIGHAITEPPDAVILDLGLPDQDGLAVITRLREWSKVPIIVVSARGREADKVLALDAGADDYLTKPFSVGELMARVRVALRHSTAATSPTAEPLFKVGDLQVDLARREVTVAQQLVHLTPTEYRLLIVLVTHAGKVVTHRQLLKEVWGPGSVYENQYLRVYMGQLRRKIETDSMRPRYLKTEPGVGYRLMDD; encoded by the coding sequence ATGGCAATTGGGGATCGTCCAAAGATTCTGATCGTCGAAGATGAGCCGCAGATCCGCAAATTTCTCCGGATCTCGCTGGAAACGGCTGGATATTCGGCAATCGAAACCGCTAATGCGGCCGCCGGAATCGGTCACGCCATTACAGAGCCTCCTGACGCTGTGATTCTTGATCTGGGCCTGCCTGACCAGGATGGCCTTGCTGTCATCACGCGACTCCGGGAATGGTCAAAGGTTCCCATCATCGTCGTTTCTGCACGTGGCCGCGAAGCCGATAAGGTGCTGGCATTGGACGCCGGAGCGGACGACTACCTGACCAAACCCTTCAGCGTCGGTGAGTTGATGGCGCGGGTCCGCGTGGCCCTTCGACATTCCACCGCCGCAACCAGTCCGACCGCCGAACCCTTGTTTAAGGTGGGCGATCTCCAGGTGGATCTGGCTCGACGTGAGGTGACGGTCGCGCAGCAGTTAGTCCATCTGACACCTACGGAGTATCGCCTGTTGATTGTCCTCGTCACACACGCCGGAAAAGTCGTGACCCATCGACAACTCCTCAAGGAAGTCTGGGGTCCCGGCAGCGTTTATGAGAATCAGTACCTGCGTGTTTACATGGGTCAGCTACGTCGAAAAATCGAAACAGATTCAATGCGCCCCCGCTATCTGAAAACGGAGCCAGGCGTCGGCTATCGTCTGATGGACGATTGA